Below is a window of Methylosinus sp. PW1 DNA.
TCGACCGTGCCGTCCGCCTGCACCTTATAGGTCGGCTTGCTCTGCGAGTCGAACCACTTGCCGTCCACTTCCTTGACCGCGGTCGGGTCTCCCGGCGCTTCGGCGCGCACGGTCGTTCCAACACCCATGAAGACGCTCAGGGCAACGGCCCCGACGAGCGGCAGTCTCATTACTCCATCCTCCAGCAGTTTCCATCCACACAAACAAGGCGCTCGGCGCGCGCCAGGAGCGTTCGCCGAGCGCTGATCTTTTTATTGGCCGTATCAGTTCGCCGGAGCGACGATCGGCAGAGCGTAGTCGGGCAGCGCGAAGACGGTCAGCACGCCGCCGAGAGCGGTGTAATCGGACAGCGCCTTATAGCCGCCGACCGCGCCGAGGCCTTCGTTGCTCTTGGACAGGCCGGCCGCGAGACCGATGCCGGCCCAGCCGCCGACGCCGGACAGAACCGCGACATACTGCTTGCCCTTGTGCTCATAGGTGATCACGTTGCCGATGATGCCCGACGGAGTCTTGTATTTGTAGAGCTCCTTGCCGGTCTTCAGGTCGACCGCCTTCAGATAGCCCTCGAGCGTGCCGTAGAAGGCGAGACCGCCGGAGGTCGTGACCGCACCGGACCAGACCGAGAACTGCTCCTTGTTGGACCAGACGATCTTGCCGACGCGGGCGTCCCAAGCGATGAAATTGCCCATGTGGCTGTCGCCGGGCGGCGGGAACATCTCCAGCGTCGCGCCGACATAAGGCTGACCCGCGGTGTAGCTGACGCGGAAGGGCTCATAGTCCATGCAGACGTGGTTGGTCGGCACATAGAACAGGCCGGTGTCCGGATTGAAGGACGCGGGCTGCATGTCCTTGGAGCCGAGAGCCGCCGGGCAGACGCCCTTGGTGTTCACGTCCTCGCCGTTCTGCTGCGTCGAATATTTCGAGACGACGAGCGGACGGCCATAGGTCGGCGAGTTCTTGTCCTGATCGACCTTGGTCGCCCAATTGACAGCCGGATCATACTTCTCGGCGACGAGGAGCTCCCCGGTGACGCGATCGAGCGTGTAGCCGAAGCCGTTACGATCGAAGTGGACGGCGGTCTTGCGGGCCACGCCGCCGATCGTCTGATCGGCGAGGATCACCTCGTTGATGCCGTCATAGTCCCACTCGTCGTGGGGAGTCATCTGATAGACCCACTTGGCGACGCCGGTGTTGAGGTCGCGCGCCCAAAGGGTCATGGACCAGCGATTGTCGCCGGGACGCTGCGCGGGGTTCCAGGTCGAGGGGTTGCCCGAGCCGTAGTAGATCAGGTTCAGATCCGGGTCATAGGAATACCAGCCCCAAGTGGTGCCGCCGCCGATCTGCCACTGATCGCCTTCCCAGGTCTTCAGAGACGAATCCTTGCCGACCGGCTTGCCGAGATGGGTGGTCTTCTCGGGGTCGAGCAGAACCTCGGAGTCCGGACCTTCCGAATAGCCGCGCCAGGCGAGGCTGCCGTCCTTGATGTTGTAGGCGGTGATGCTGCCGCGCACGCCGAACTCGCCGCCGGCGATGCCGACGAGGACCTTGTCCTTGAAGACGTGCGGAGCGGCGGTCGAGGTGGCGCCCTTCGACGGATCGCCGTTCTTCACCGACCAGATGAGCTTGCCGGTCTTGGCGTCGAGAGCGACGAGAGTGGTGTCGGCCTGGGCCAGGAAGATCTTGCCGTCGCCATAGGCGAGGCCGCGATTCACCGTGTCGCAGCACATGACCGGAACGACGCTCGGATCCTGCTTGGGCTCATACTTCCAGAGGATCTTGCCTTCGTTGTTGAGATCGAGGGCGTAGACGATGTTGGGGAACGGCGTATGCAGATACAGCACGTCGCCGAGAACGAGCGGCGCGCCTTCGTGGCCGCGCAGCACGCCGGTCGAGAAGCTCCAGGCGGGAGCCAGCTTGCCGACGTTCTCGGTGGTGATCTGCTTCAGCTTCGAGTAACGCAGATTGGCGTAGTCGCCGGTCGGCAAAACCCAATCCTTCGGATTCTTCTGGAGATCGAGCAGCTCGTCGGCGGCGTTCGCCACGCCGGCCCCGAACAGCGCGAGAATCCCCACCGAAGTCGACAACAACAGCTTATGCATGAGCTTTTCCTCCTGACGACGTCACCGTGCAAAAGGCCCGGCCACGCCGCCGACATCGCGCCTTTCCGACGCCCTAAGGCTTTGGGAAGCCGTTTCCTCTTTTTTTCACGGCGATCGGACGGAAACGCCGCGCCCGCAGCTCCGCCCCTATCTCCGTCGAGATGCTCTCCGGTTCCCGGCCGGAAAGCCTCTTTTAGGTCGGAAACGGCGGGATAATATGTCGCACAGAATTGAAGCGCAATCCCCAAATACCATTCCCGACTTTCCTGATTTCGCGCGTGAAACGGGCGAAAAACAAGGCTGAAAAACCGATGCTGCAACGCACTATTCGAAGGCTCGCGATTGCGTTTCTCTGCCTCGTCGCGGGCGGCGCGAAAAGCTTCGAGCTGACCGAGATCGCGCCGGGAGTCTTCGCCCATCAGGGCGTGACAGCCTTGATGTCCCGCGACAACCTCGGCGGCATCGCCAATCTCGGCGCCATTGTCGGGGCGGAGGCGGTCGCGGTCATCGACACGGGCGGCAGCCGCGCGGAGGGCGAGGCTTTCCTCGCTGCATTGCAGCAGCGCACGACCAAGCCGATCCGTTATGTCATCGACACTCACGTCCATCCGGATCATATTTTCGGGAATATTGCCTTTCGAGACACGGGAGCGGTCTTCGTCGGGCACAAGAATCTCGCCCGCGCCATGGCGGCGCGCGGCCCGCATTATCTCTCTTCTTTCCGTGAGGCGATGGGCGCCCTGCTCGACGATGTGATTCTGGTTCCGCCGACCCTCACCGTCGAGCGCGAGACGATTCTCGATCTCGGCGGGCGAAAGATCACGCTGAAAGCCTGGCGCACCGCCCATAGCGATTCCGATCTCACCGTGCTCGATTCGCAGAGCGGCACGCTTTTTACCGGCGATCTCTTGTTTCTGCAGCATGTGCCGATCGTCGACGGCAGCCTTTTGGGCTTCCTTTCCGTCATCGAGGAATTGCGGAAGATCGAGGCCGTCCGCGTCGTGCCGGGCCATGGGCCGGCGGTCGCTCCCTGGCCACAGGCGCTGGAGGCGCAAAAGGCCTATCTCGACCATCTCACCCGCGATTTGCGCGCCGATATCGCCAAAGGCGAGACTCTCGCGCGCGCGGTGACGACCGCCGGCCGCGGCGAAAAGCCCAATTGGCTGCTGTTCGAAGATTATCACACGCGCAACGCCACGGCCGGCTTCGCCGAGCTGGAATGGGAGGCCCCTTGAGCCGGCCGCGTTCACAGCGCTATGTTCGACAGATACCGGAGGAAGGCAGATGAGCCCTTGGACCGCGAGCCTTCAGGCTCGCAAATCGCCGAATGAGAGCGAGCCCCGCGGCTCACGGTCTCTCCCGCGCTCCCTCGCGATGGTCGCGGCGCTCTGCCTTTCGGCCGGCGCGGCGCTGGCCCAGGAGCAGAAGATCGATCCGTGGCCGGGCCTCGTCACCGATATTTTCCACGATCGCCCGATCGCGTCGCATGAGGGCGTGGTGGCGCTGGAGGCGCCGAAGCGGGCCGAGGACGCGGCCATCGTGCCGATGACCATCTCGCTGCTCGCGCCCGGCCTGCGCGCGGCGACGCTGGTCATCGACGAGAATCCCATGCCCATGGCGGCGGCCTTCTCCTTCGGCGAGGGCGCCGGCGTCACGAAGATCGAGACGCGCGTGCGCGTGAACTCCTACACCAATGTGCATGTCGTCAGCCAAACGGGCGATGGCGCGCTGCATTCTGTGGTGAAATTCGTGAAGGCCTCGGGCGGCTGCTCGGCTCCGGCGATCAAGGATCAGGACGAGGCCTCCGCCAATCTCGGCAAGATGAAATATCGCGAGCTGCCGAGCGAGAATCCCGCGCTGCGCGAGGCGCAGATCATGATCCGCCATCCCAATAATTCGGGATTGCAGATGGACCCGCTCACCCGCGCCTATATTCCCGCTCACTATGTCGACAAGGTG
It encodes the following:
- the xoxF5 gene encoding lanthanide-dependent methanol dehydrogenase XoxF5 → MHKLLLSTSVGILALFGAGVANAADELLDLQKNPKDWVLPTGDYANLRYSKLKQITTENVGKLAPAWSFSTGVLRGHEGAPLVLGDVLYLHTPFPNIVYALDLNNEGKILWKYEPKQDPSVVPVMCCDTVNRGLAYGDGKIFLAQADTTLVALDAKTGKLIWSVKNGDPSKGATSTAAPHVFKDKVLVGIAGGEFGVRGSITAYNIKDGSLAWRGYSEGPDSEVLLDPEKTTHLGKPVGKDSSLKTWEGDQWQIGGGTTWGWYSYDPDLNLIYYGSGNPSTWNPAQRPGDNRWSMTLWARDLNTGVAKWVYQMTPHDEWDYDGINEVILADQTIGGVARKTAVHFDRNGFGYTLDRVTGELLVAEKYDPAVNWATKVDQDKNSPTYGRPLVVSKYSTQQNGEDVNTKGVCPAALGSKDMQPASFNPDTGLFYVPTNHVCMDYEPFRVSYTAGQPYVGATLEMFPPPGDSHMGNFIAWDARVGKIVWSNKEQFSVWSGAVTTSGGLAFYGTLEGYLKAVDLKTGKELYKYKTPSGIIGNVITYEHKGKQYVAVLSGVGGWAGIGLAAGLSKSNEGLGAVGGYKALSDYTALGGVLTVFALPDYALPIVAPAN
- a CDS encoding quinoprotein relay system zinc metallohydrolase 2, coding for MLQRTIRRLAIAFLCLVAGGAKSFELTEIAPGVFAHQGVTALMSRDNLGGIANLGAIVGAEAVAVIDTGGSRAEGEAFLAALQQRTTKPIRYVIDTHVHPDHIFGNIAFRDTGAVFVGHKNLARAMAARGPHYLSSFREAMGALLDDVILVPPTLTVERETILDLGGRKITLKAWRTAHSDSDLTVLDSQSGTLFTGDLLFLQHVPIVDGSLLGFLSVIEELRKIEAVRVVPGHGPAVAPWPQALEAQKAYLDHLTRDLRADIAKGETLARAVTTAGRGEKPNWLLFEDYHTRNATAGFAELEWEAP
- a CDS encoding quinoprotein dehydrogenase-associated SoxYZ-like carrier — its product is MVAALCLSAGAALAQEQKIDPWPGLVTDIFHDRPIASHEGVVALEAPKRAEDAAIVPMTISLLAPGLRAATLVIDENPMPMAAAFSFGEGAGVTKIETRVRVNSYTNVHVVSQTGDGALHSVVKFVKASGGCSAPAIKDQDEASANLGKMKYRELPSENPALREAQIMIRHPNNSGLQMDPLTRAYIPAHYVDKVEVRQGDALIFSMEGGISLSEDPSFRFAYKPNGAKVMRVEARDNQGNVFKGEWPIGGAS